The Brachybacterium huguangmaarense genome contains a region encoding:
- the rplQ gene encoding 50S ribosomal protein L17, producing MPAPTKGARLGGSPAHERMILANLATELFRHKAITTTESRAKRLRPLAERLVTQAKKGDLASRRRVMRTVRDKGVVYSLFEEIAPTFSERPGGYTRIVKIAPRKGDNAPMAVIELVTEAYSPKQAVVKEAEGATKNAAKTEAAPEETPAVEDAATDEA from the coding sequence ATGCCTGCACCCACCAAGGGCGCTCGTCTCGGCGGATCCCCCGCGCACGAGCGGATGATCCTGGCGAACCTCGCCACCGAGCTCTTCCGCCACAAGGCGATCACCACCACCGAGTCGCGCGCCAAGCGGCTGCGCCCCCTCGCCGAGCGTCTCGTGACGCAGGCGAAGAAGGGCGACCTCGCCTCGCGCCGTCGCGTCATGCGCACGGTCCGCGACAAGGGCGTCGTCTACTCGCTCTTCGAGGAGATCGCCCCGACCTTCTCCGAGCGTCCGGGCGGCTACACCCGCATCGTGAAGATCGCGCCGCGCAAGGGCGACAACGCCCCCATGGCCGTGATCGAGCTCGTCACCGAGGCGTACTCGCCCAAGCAGGCGGTCGTCAAGGAGGCCGAGGGCGCGACCAAGAACGCCGCGAAGACCGAAGCGGCGCCGGAGGAGACTCCCGCCGTCGAGGACGCCGCGACCGACGAGGCCTGA
- a CDS encoding DNA-directed RNA polymerase subunit alpha has product MLIAQRPTLTEEVVSEHRSRFVIEPLEPGFGYTLGNSLRRTLLSSIPGAAVTSIRVDGVLHEFSTIPGVKEDVTEIILNIKNLVVSSENDEPVVMYLRKEGEGAVTAAEITPPAGVEIHNPDLHIATLNDAGRLEIELIVERGRGYVSAAQNKGFDGEIGRVPVDSIYSPVLKVTYKVEATRVEQRTDFDRLIVDVETKPAISPRDAVASAGKTLVELFGLAHELNEEAEGIEIGPSPTDQALAADLALPINDLNLTVRSYNCLMREGVHTVGELVARSEADLLDIRNFGQKSIDEVKAKLAELGLSLKDSPAGFDPSAALESYGDDDFGDQY; this is encoded by the coding sequence GTGCTCATTGCACAGCGCCCCACGCTGACCGAAGAGGTCGTGTCGGAGCACCGCTCCCGGTTCGTCATCGAGCCGCTCGAGCCGGGCTTCGGCTACACCCTCGGCAACTCGCTGCGTCGTACCCTCCTGTCCTCCATCCCCGGTGCCGCGGTCACGTCGATCCGCGTCGACGGCGTGCTGCACGAGTTCAGCACGATCCCCGGGGTCAAGGAGGACGTCACCGAGATCATCCTCAACATCAAGAACCTCGTCGTCTCCTCGGAGAACGACGAGCCCGTCGTGATGTACCTCCGCAAGGAGGGCGAGGGCGCGGTGACCGCCGCCGAGATCACCCCGCCGGCCGGCGTGGAGATCCACAACCCGGATCTGCACATCGCGACCCTGAACGACGCGGGACGCCTGGAGATCGAGCTGATCGTCGAGCGCGGCCGCGGCTACGTCTCCGCGGCCCAGAACAAGGGCTTCGACGGCGAGATCGGCCGGGTCCCGGTCGACTCGATCTACTCGCCCGTGCTCAAGGTGACCTACAAGGTCGAGGCGACCCGCGTCGAGCAGCGCACCGACTTCGACCGTCTCATCGTGGACGTCGAGACCAAGCCGGCCATCTCGCCCCGTGACGCCGTCGCGTCGGCGGGCAAGACGCTCGTCGAGCTCTTCGGCCTGGCCCACGAGCTGAACGAGGAGGCCGAGGGCATCGAGATCGGCCCGTCGCCGACCGACCAGGCCCTCGCCGCGGATCTGGCGCTGCCGATCAACGACCTGAACCTCACGGTCCGCTCGTACAACTGCCTCATGCGCGAGGGCGTGCACACCGTCGGTGAGCTCGTCGCCCGCAGCGAGGCCGACCTTCTGGACATCCGCAACTTCGGGCAGAAGTCCATCGACGAGGTCAAGGCGAAGCTCGCAGAGCTCGGCCTGTCGCTCAAGGACTCCCCGGCCGGGTTCGATCCGTCGGCCGCCCTCGAGTCCTACGGCGACGACGACTTCGGCGACCAGTACTGA
- the rpsK gene encoding 30S ribosomal protein S11 codes for MAPKTRQASGARKPRRKDKKNVVNGQAHIKSTFNNTIVSITDPTGAVISWASAGQVGFKGSRKSTPYAAQMAAEAAARRAQEHGLKKVDVFVKGPGSGRETAIRSLTAAGLEVGSIQDVTPQPHNGTRPPKRRRV; via the coding sequence ATGGCACCCAAGACCCGCCAGGCCTCCGGCGCGCGCAAGCCGCGCCGCAAGGACAAGAAGAACGTCGTCAACGGCCAGGCCCACATCAAGTCCACCTTCAACAACACCATCGTGTCGATCACCGACCCGACGGGCGCCGTCATCTCCTGGGCCTCGGCCGGCCAGGTCGGCTTCAAGGGCTCGCGCAAGTCCACCCCGTACGCCGCGCAGATGGCCGCCGAGGCCGCCGCGCGCCGGGCGCAGGAGCACGGTCTGAAGAAGGTCGACGTCTTCGTCAAGGGCCCCGGCTCCGGCCGCGAGACCGCGATCCGCTCGCTCACCGCGGCGGGCCTCGAGGTCGGCTCGATCCAGGACGTCACTCCCCAGCCCCACAACGGGACCCGTCCGCCCAAGCGTCGGCGCGTCTGA
- the rpsM gene encoding 30S ribosomal protein S13 — MARLMGVDLPRDKRVEVALTYIYGVGRTRALETLAATGVSGDIRVRELSDEQLVALRDHIDANYQVEGDLRREVAADIRRKVEIGSYEGLRHRRGLPVRGQRTKTNARTRKGPKRTVAGKKKAR; from the coding sequence ATGGCACGTCTTATGGGAGTCGACCTGCCGCGCGACAAGCGCGTCGAGGTCGCCCTCACGTACATCTACGGCGTGGGCCGCACCCGCGCCCTCGAGACCCTGGCCGCGACCGGCGTCTCGGGCGACATCCGGGTCCGTGAGCTGAGCGACGAGCAGCTCGTCGCGCTGCGCGACCACATCGACGCGAACTACCAGGTCGAGGGCGACCTCCGCCGCGAGGTCGCCGCCGACATCCGCCGCAAGGTCGAGATCGGCTCGTACGAGGGCCTGCGTCACCGTCGTGGCCTGCCCGTCCGCGGTCAGCGCACCAAGACCAACGCCCGCACCCGCAAGGGCCCCAAGCGCACGGTCGCCGGCAAGAAGAAGGCCCGCTGA
- the rpmJ gene encoding 50S ribosomal protein L36 has translation MKVKPSVKPICDNCKVIRRHSVVMVICKNPRHKQRQG, from the coding sequence ATGAAAGTCAAGCCGAGCGTCAAGCCGATCTGTGACAACTGCAAGGTGATCCGTCGCCACAGCGTGGTCATGGTCATCTGCAAGAACCCGCGCCACAAGCAGCGCCAGGGCTGA
- the infA gene encoding translation initiation factor IF-1, whose protein sequence is MAKKDGVIEVEGTVTEALANARFRVELDNGHKVLAHISGKMRQHYIRILPEDRVVVELSPYDLDKGRIVYRYK, encoded by the coding sequence ATGGCCAAGAAGGACGGCGTCATCGAGGTCGAGGGCACGGTGACGGAGGCGCTCGCCAACGCGCGTTTCCGTGTCGAGCTGGACAACGGGCACAAGGTCCTCGCACACATCTCCGGGAAGATGCGCCAGCACTACATCCGCATCCTCCCCGAGGACCGCGTGGTCGTCGAGCTCAGCCCCTACGACCTCGACAAGGGCCGCATCGTCTACCGCTACAAGTGA
- the map gene encoding type I methionyl aminopeptidase, with protein sequence MRRSGALLADVHDMLAAELRPGITTGRLDALAEQMIRDHGATPNFLGYQGYPATVCISVNDEVVHGIPGPRELRDGDVVSIDGGCIVDGWHSDAARTHVVGTPRSAEDERLVAVTEGAMWAGIAAIAGATRVGQIGAAVEDYVDEQCARTEGGRLSHLEGFGGHGIGTAMHQPPDVMNYRTRDRGPRIQVGMCLAVEPMLIQGPGDWVMLDDNWTVVATGGGRAAHWEHSVAVTAQGLLVLTASDAGAAELAARGVTAAPDPLAA encoded by the coding sequence ATGCGTCGCTCGGGCGCCCTCCTCGCGGACGTTCACGACATGCTCGCCGCCGAGCTCCGGCCCGGGATCACGACCGGCCGGCTCGACGCGCTCGCCGAGCAGATGATCCGCGACCACGGGGCGACGCCCAACTTCCTGGGCTACCAGGGCTACCCGGCGACGGTCTGCATCAGCGTCAACGACGAGGTGGTCCACGGCATCCCGGGGCCCCGGGAGCTGCGCGACGGCGACGTCGTCTCGATCGACGGCGGCTGCATCGTCGACGGCTGGCACTCCGACGCCGCCCGCACGCACGTGGTCGGCACCCCCCGCTCGGCCGAGGACGAACGCCTCGTGGCCGTGACCGAGGGAGCGATGTGGGCAGGCATCGCCGCGATCGCGGGCGCGACGCGCGTCGGCCAGATCGGCGCCGCCGTCGAGGACTACGTCGACGAGCAGTGCGCCCGCACCGAGGGCGGCCGGCTCTCGCACCTCGAGGGCTTCGGCGGCCACGGCATCGGCACCGCCATGCACCAGCCGCCCGACGTCATGAACTACCGCACGCGGGACCGCGGCCCCCGGATCCAGGTGGGCATGTGCCTGGCCGTCGAGCCCATGCTCATCCAGGGCCCGGGGGACTGGGTCATGCTCGACGACAACTGGACGGTCGTGGCCACGGGCGGCGGCCGTGCCGCGCACTGGGAGCACTCCGTCGCGGTCACCGCCCAGGGCCTGCTCGTGCTGACCGCCTCCGACGCCGGAGCGGCCGAGCTGGCCGCGCGCGGCGTGACGGCCGCACCGGACCCCCTCGCCGCCTGA
- a CDS encoding adenylate kinase, giving the protein MTAPDRTPARRLLIVGPPGAGKGTQAARIAEALSIPAISTGDIFRANVSRKTELGVLATSYMDKGEYVPDEVTNDMVADRLSQADAADGFLLDGYPRTLAQVDALDAMLTAAGTALDAVILLQVDLDEVVARLVQRGKEQGRADDAEDTIRRRIDVYAEQTAPLVDVYEQRGLIRRVDGMASIDEVNAAIMEALAR; this is encoded by the coding sequence ATGACCGCACCTGACCGCACGCCCGCACGCCGGCTGCTGATCGTCGGGCCCCCCGGGGCCGGCAAGGGCACGCAGGCCGCGCGCATCGCCGAGGCGCTCTCGATCCCCGCCATCTCGACCGGCGACATCTTCCGCGCCAACGTGAGCCGGAAGACCGAGCTGGGCGTGCTCGCCACCTCCTACATGGACAAGGGCGAGTACGTGCCCGACGAGGTCACCAACGACATGGTCGCCGACCGCCTCTCGCAGGCCGACGCGGCCGACGGCTTCCTGCTCGACGGCTACCCCCGGACCCTCGCCCAGGTCGACGCCCTCGACGCCATGCTCACCGCGGCCGGCACCGCGCTCGACGCCGTGATCCTGCTCCAGGTCGACCTCGACGAGGTCGTCGCTCGCCTCGTCCAGCGCGGCAAGGAGCAGGGGCGCGCCGACGACGCCGAGGACACCATCCGGCGGCGGATCGACGTCTACGCCGAGCAGACCGCGCCCCTCGTGGACGTCTACGAGCAGCGCGGGCTGATCCGCCGGGTCGACGGCATGGCCTCGATCGACGAGGTCAACGCCGCGATCATGGAGGCCCTGGCCCGGTGA
- the secY gene encoding preprotein translocase subunit SecY yields the protein MKNAFIRAFRTPDLRAKILFTLGLLAIYRLGVFVPTPGFDYTNVTACATAALSGGAGVLGMVNMFSGGALLQLSVFSLGVMPYITASIIIQLLRVVIPRFEALHKEGQSGTAKLTQYTRYLTIGLAVLQSTTIITLVRSGQFFPNCDPAALVPDQSILTLLLMVLTMTVGTVLIMWMGELITERGVGNGMSLLIFTSIAASFPSALGQIFQLQGWITFALVILVALVVMIGVIFVEQSQRRVPVQYAKRMVGRRMYGGTSTYIPIKVNQAGVIPVIFATSILTVPQLISQFGDPSAGWVQWINNHLVQGQSFSWFYTLIYLALIVFFAFFYTSITFNAEEIADNMKKYGGFIPGVRAGKPTERYLQYVINRIQTPGALYLGIIALIPMLALVFLGTSQNFPLGGASILIIIGVGLDTVKQIDAKLQQHHYEGILR from the coding sequence GTGAAGAACGCCTTCATCCGTGCGTTCCGCACCCCCGACCTGCGAGCCAAGATCCTGTTCACCCTGGGTCTGCTCGCGATCTACCGGCTGGGCGTCTTCGTCCCCACCCCGGGATTCGACTACACGAACGTGACCGCGTGCGCGACGGCGGCGCTGAGCGGCGGCGCCGGCGTGCTCGGCATGGTCAACATGTTCTCCGGCGGGGCCCTCCTGCAGCTGTCGGTGTTCTCGCTCGGCGTGATGCCCTACATCACCGCGTCGATCATCATCCAGCTGCTGCGCGTCGTGATCCCCCGCTTCGAGGCCCTCCACAAGGAGGGCCAGTCCGGGACGGCCAAGCTCACGCAGTACACGCGCTACCTGACCATCGGCCTCGCGGTCCTGCAGTCGACCACGATCATCACGCTCGTGCGCTCGGGCCAGTTCTTCCCCAACTGCGACCCGGCGGCCCTGGTCCCCGACCAGTCCATCCTCACGCTCCTGCTGATGGTGCTGACCATGACGGTGGGCACCGTGCTGATCATGTGGATGGGCGAGCTCATCACCGAGCGCGGCGTCGGCAACGGCATGTCGCTGCTCATCTTCACCTCGATCGCCGCGTCCTTCCCCTCGGCCCTCGGCCAGATCTTCCAGCTCCAGGGCTGGATCACCTTCGCGCTCGTGATCCTGGTGGCGCTCGTGGTCATGATCGGCGTCATCTTCGTCGAGCAGTCCCAGCGCCGGGTGCCGGTGCAGTACGCCAAGCGCATGGTGGGGCGTCGCATGTACGGCGGCACCTCCACCTACATCCCCATCAAGGTGAACCAGGCCGGCGTCATCCCGGTCATCTTCGCGACCTCGATCCTCACCGTCCCCCAGCTCATCTCCCAGTTCGGGGACCCCTCCGCCGGGTGGGTGCAGTGGATCAACAACCATCTCGTGCAGGGCCAGAGCTTCTCGTGGTTCTACACGCTGATCTACCTCGCGCTCATCGTCTTCTTCGCCTTCTTCTACACGTCGATCACCTTCAACGCCGAGGAGATCGCCGACAACATGAAGAAGTACGGCGGGTTCATCCCCGGCGTGCGGGCGGGCAAGCCCACCGAGCGCTACCTGCAGTACGTGATCAACCGGATCCAGACCCCGGGCGCCCTCTACCTCGGGATCATCGCGCTGATCCCGATGCTCGCGCTCGTGTTCCTCGGGACCTCGCAGAACTTCCCGCTCGGCGGCGCCTCGATCCTCATCATCATCGGCGTGGGCCTGGACACCGTGAAGCAGATCGACGCCAAGCTGCAGCAGCACCACTACGAAGGGATCCTCCGATGA
- the rplO gene encoding 50S ribosomal protein L15: MTENNNTESSPLKLHDLRPAPGAKTARTRVGRGEGSKGKTAGRGTKGTKARYQVPAGFEGGQMPLHMRLPKLRGFTNPFRVEYQVVNLSALQELFPEGGDVTVADLVDKGAVRKNQPVKVLGTGDVSVKLNVTANKFSASAEQKITAAGGTVTTA, translated from the coding sequence ATGACTGAGAACAACAACACCGAGAGCTCGCCCCTCAAGCTCCACGACCTGCGCCCCGCGCCCGGTGCCAAGACCGCGCGCACCCGCGTCGGCCGTGGTGAGGGCTCCAAGGGCAAGACCGCCGGTCGCGGCACCAAGGGCACGAAGGCCCGCTACCAGGTGCCTGCCGGCTTCGAGGGCGGCCAGATGCCGCTGCACATGCGGCTCCCGAAGCTCCGCGGGTTCACCAACCCGTTCCGCGTCGAGTACCAGGTCGTGAACCTGTCGGCGCTCCAGGAGCTGTTCCCCGAGGGCGGCGACGTGACCGTCGCGGACCTCGTGGACAAGGGCGCGGTGCGCAAGAACCAGCCGGTCAAGGTGCTCGGCACCGGCGACGTGAGCGTCAAGCTCAACGTCACGGCGAACAAGTTCTCCGCCTCGGCGGAGCAGAAGATCACGGCGGCGGGCGGGACCGTCACGACCGCGTGA
- the rpmD gene encoding 50S ribosomal protein L30, producing MMQLKVTQVRSDIGGTQPQRATLRGLGLKRIGDVVVKEDRPEIRGMIRAVAHLVTVEEVD from the coding sequence GTGATGCAGCTGAAGGTGACCCAGGTCCGTTCCGACATCGGCGGCACCCAGCCCCAGCGCGCCACCCTGCGCGGCCTCGGCCTCAAGCGCATCGGTGACGTGGTGGTGAAGGAGGACCGCCCCGAGATCCGCGGCATGATCCGCGCCGTCGCCCACCTGGTGACGGTCGAAGAGGTGGACTGA
- the rpsE gene encoding 30S ribosomal protein S5 — translation MAAQQRNNGPATSGRRDDNTSNDRGQGRGDRQGGRRGDRGGRNQDADKSAFLERVVSINRVSKVVKGGRRFSFTALVVVGDGDGTVGVGYGKAKEVPAAISKGVEEAKKNFFRVPRIQGTVVHPVQGEAAAGVVLLRPAAPGTGVIAGGPVRAVLECAGVHDVLSKSLGSTNAINIVRATIAALKQLEEPEAVAARRGLPVEDVVPAQLLRAQAEGRAAARAEKVGA, via the coding sequence ATGGCTGCACAGCAGCGGAACAACGGTCCCGCGACCTCCGGTCGGCGGGACGACAACACCAGCAACGATCGCGGTCAGGGCCGCGGCGACCGCCAGGGCGGGCGCCGGGGCGATCGCGGCGGCCGCAACCAGGACGCCGACAAGTCGGCCTTCCTCGAGCGCGTCGTCTCGATCAACCGCGTGTCCAAGGTCGTCAAGGGCGGCCGTCGGTTCTCCTTCACGGCCCTCGTGGTCGTGGGTGACGGCGACGGCACCGTGGGCGTCGGCTACGGCAAGGCCAAGGAGGTCCCTGCGGCGATCTCCAAGGGTGTCGAGGAGGCGAAGAAGAACTTCTTCCGCGTCCCGCGCATCCAAGGCACCGTGGTCCACCCCGTCCAGGGCGAGGCGGCGGCGGGCGTCGTCCTGCTGCGTCCGGCCGCTCCGGGCACCGGCGTGATCGCCGGCGGCCCCGTGCGTGCGGTGCTCGAGTGCGCCGGCGTGCACGACGTGCTGTCCAAGTCGCTCGGCTCGACCAACGCGATCAACATCGTGCGGGCCACCATCGCGGCGCTCAAGCAGCTCGAGGAGCCGGAGGCCGTCGCGGCCCGTCGTGGGCTCCCCGTCGAGGACGTCGTGCCCGCGCAGCTCCTGCGTGCGCAGGCCGAGGGTCGCGCCGCTGCCCGCGCCGAGAAGGTGGGTGCGTGA
- the rplR gene encoding 50S ribosomal protein L18: MGYASKHSVGGRGTRLRARGRRHLRVRRRVVGTAQRPRLVVTRSQRHVFVQVVDDTRGVTLASASTMEKDLRASGDTKSDKARTVGTLVAERARAAGVDAVVFDRGGNKYHGRVAAVADGAREAGLTL, encoded by the coding sequence ATGGGTTACGCAAGCAAGCACTCCGTCGGCGGCCGCGGCACCCGGCTGCGCGCACGCGGCCGTCGCCACCTGCGCGTCCGTCGCCGCGTGGTCGGCACCGCGCAGCGCCCCCGCCTCGTGGTCACCCGTTCGCAGCGTCACGTCTTCGTCCAGGTCGTCGACGACACCCGGGGTGTCACCCTGGCGTCGGCCTCGACCATGGAGAAGGACCTGCGCGCCTCGGGCGACACCAAGTCGGACAAGGCCCGCACCGTCGGGACCCTGGTCGCCGAGCGCGCCCGGGCCGCCGGCGTCGACGCGGTCGTCTTCGACCGCGGCGGCAACAAGTACCACGGCCGTGTGGCCGCCGTCGCCGACGGCGCCCGCGAGGCCGGGCTAACGCTGTGA
- the rplF gene encoding 50S ribosomal protein L6: protein MSRIGRLPVAVPASVQNVNIDGQTITVSGPKGELQHIVPSPLTVARAEDGAIVVARPDDERESKALHGLTRTLISNMVHGVTEGFTKKLEIVGTGYRVTAKGTDLEFALGFSHPVVVKAPQGITFAVETPTKFSVSGIDKQQVGEVSANIRKIRKPEPYKGKGVRYADEVVLRKAGKAGK from the coding sequence ATGTCCCGCATCGGACGCCTGCCGGTCGCAGTGCCGGCCTCTGTCCAGAACGTCAACATCGACGGCCAGACCATCACGGTCTCCGGCCCCAAGGGCGAGCTGCAGCACATCGTGCCGTCGCCCCTGACCGTCGCGCGAGCGGAGGACGGCGCCATCGTCGTCGCCCGCCCGGACGACGAGCGCGAGTCCAAGGCCCTGCACGGCCTCACGCGCACCCTGATCAGCAACATGGTCCACGGCGTCACCGAGGGCTTCACCAAGAAGCTCGAGATCGTCGGCACCGGCTACCGCGTCACCGCCAAGGGGACCGACCTCGAGTTCGCGCTCGGGTTCTCCCACCCGGTGGTCGTCAAGGCGCCCCAGGGCATCACCTTCGCGGTCGAGACCCCGACCAAGTTCTCGGTCAGCGGCATCGACAAGCAGCAGGTCGGCGAGGTCTCGGCGAACATCCGCAAGATCCGCAAGCCCGAGCCCTACAAGGGCAAGGGCGTGCGGTACGCCGACGAGGTCGTCCTGCGCAAGGCCGGAAAGGCTGGTAAGTGA
- the rpsH gene encoding 30S ribosomal protein S8 yields the protein MTMTDPIADMLTRIRNASGAYHETVSMPYSKLKARIADILKAEGYILGWHEEEAEVGKNLVLELKYGTSRERAISGIRRISKPGLRVYAKSTNLPKVLGGLGVAILSTSSGLLTDKQAAKKGVGGEVLAYIW from the coding sequence ATGACCATGACCGACCCGATCGCGGACATGCTGACCCGGATCAGGAACGCCTCCGGGGCGTACCACGAGACCGTGTCCATGCCGTACTCGAAGTTGAAGGCCCGCATCGCGGACATCCTGAAGGCCGAGGGGTACATCCTCGGCTGGCATGAGGAGGAGGCCGAGGTCGGCAAGAACCTCGTGCTCGAGCTCAAGTACGGCACCAGCCGTGAGCGCGCCATCTCCGGCATCCGCAGGATCTCCAAGCCCGGCCTGCGTGTGTACGCGAAGTCCACCAACCTGCCCAAGGTGCTCGGCGGCCTGGGCGTGGCGATCCTGTCCACGTCCTCCGGCCTCCTGACCGACAAGCAGGCAGCCAAGAAGGGTGTGGGTGGGGAAGTCCTCGCCTACATCTGGTGA
- a CDS encoding type Z 30S ribosomal protein S14, which yields MAKTALIKKQESAPKFGVRAYTRCQRCGRPHSVYRKFGLCRVCLREMAHRGELPGVTKSSW from the coding sequence ATGGCAAAGACCGCCCTGATCAAGAAGCAGGAGAGCGCGCCGAAGTTCGGCGTGCGCGCCTACACCCGGTGCCAGCGCTGCGGCCGTCCGCATTCCGTGTACCGCAAGTTCGGGCTGTGCCGCGTGTGCCTGCGCGAGATGGCTCACCGCGGTGAGCTGCCCGGCGTCACCAAGAGCAGCTGGTAA
- the rplE gene encoding 50S ribosomal protein L5: MTETTATRELPRLKKRYREEIKGALTDQFGYTNVMLVPGLTKIVVNMGVGDAARDSKVIDGAIRDLAAITGQKPQVTQARKSIAQFKLREGMPIGAHVTLRNDRMWEFLDRLLSTALPRIRDFRGLSPRQFDGNGNYTFGLTEQVMFHEIDQDKIDRTRGMDITVVTTATTDDEGRALLKLLGFPFKEN; the protein is encoded by the coding sequence ATGACCGAGACCACCGCGACCCGCGAGCTGCCGCGCCTGAAGAAGCGCTACCGCGAGGAGATCAAGGGCGCCCTGACCGACCAGTTCGGCTACACCAACGTCATGCTCGTCCCGGGCCTGACCAAGATCGTGGTCAACATGGGCGTCGGCGACGCCGCTCGTGACTCCAAGGTCATCGACGGCGCCATCCGCGACCTCGCCGCCATCACCGGCCAGAAGCCGCAGGTGACCCAGGCCCGCAAGTCCATCGCACAGTTCAAGCTGCGCGAGGGCATGCCGATCGGCGCCCACGTGACCCTGCGCAACGACCGCATGTGGGAGTTCCTGGACCGTCTGCTGTCCACCGCGCTGCCCCGCATCCGTGACTTCCGCGGCCTCTCGCCCCGGCAGTTCGACGGCAACGGCAACTACACCTTCGGTCTCACGGAGCAGGTCATGTTCCACGAGATCGACCAGGACAAGATCGACCGGACCCGCGGCATGGACATCACGGTCGTCACCACCGCCACCACCGACGACGAGGGACGCGCGCTGCTCAAGCTGCTCGGCTTCCCCTTCAAGGAGAACTGA
- the rplX gene encoding 50S ribosomal protein L24, which produces MAKMKIKKGDLVQVITGRTSDSDKAGKRDLAAGDKGKQGRVLEVFPETQKVLVEGINRRTHHLKASPAGGSGGIEQREAPIHVSNVALVDPEDNKPTKVGFRVETVELEGGRSKQVRVRYAKRSGKDI; this is translated from the coding sequence ATGGCAAAGATGAAGATCAAGAAGGGTGACCTGGTCCAGGTCATCACGGGTCGCACGAGCGACTCCGACAAGGCCGGCAAGCGTGACCTCGCCGCCGGCGACAAGGGCAAGCAGGGCCGCGTGCTCGAGGTCTTCCCCGAGACCCAGAAGGTGCTCGTCGAGGGCATCAACCGCCGCACCCACCACCTCAAGGCCAGCCCGGCGGGCGGCAGCGGCGGCATCGAGCAGCGCGAGGCGCCTATCCACGTCTCCAACGTCGCCCTCGTCGACCCCGAGGACAACAAGCCGACCAAGGTCGGCTTCCGCGTCGAGACCGTCGAGCTCGAGGGTGGCCGCTCCAAGCAGGTGCGCGTGCGGTACGCCAAGCGCTCCGGGAAGGACATCTGA